The Scyliorhinus canicula chromosome 13, sScyCan1.1, whole genome shotgun sequence genome contains a region encoding:
- the LOC119976211 gene encoding eotaxin-like, whose product MHSNRLHQIAVVFMLFGIILVSSNSYLRPSRVITSCCKRVSSKRIPYNVTHYRIQNALAPCVEAVIFYTVEKGAICSNPVARWVPRKIREINDKMEIGSA is encoded by the exons ATGCATTCCAATCGATTGCACCAAATTGCTGTCGTTTTTATGCTGTTTGGGATCATCCTTGTGTCAAGCAACTCAT ATCTCCGGCCAAGCAGGGTTATCACAAGCTGTTGCAAGCGAGTGTCTTCAAAAAGAATTCCCTATAACGTTACACATTACAGGATACAGAATGCCCTTGCTCCTTGTGTGGAAGCTGTAAT TTTCTACACAGTGGAAAAAGGAGCCATCTGTTCTAATCCAGTTGCACGTTGGGTGCCAAGAAAGATCAGAGAGATTAA TGACAAGATGGAGATTGGCAGTGCTTAA